The Infirmifilum lucidum DNA segment CTAGGCCTACAGCCTGGAAGATGTCATCTGCTAAAACAGCAACTCTTTCTCTATACCTCATAACCCTAGACGCTAGCTCTATAGCCCTCTCAACAAATTTAGCACCGTTTTCTCCTAGAAGAACCTCGAGAACAGGTTTTACGAGCTCTTTAGCATCATCAGATACACTTAATCTGTATTCAAACTCCTTCTCCATTGGGCTAAAATATATTACTATGTAGCCATGCTCCTCAAGTATGGCCTTTGCCTGTCTAAATAAGGCTGTTTTCCCGCAGCCCTCAGGTCCATATATAACATATACAGGGTAGGTACCTCTCTCAGCAAACTCCTCAACTTGTCTAAGAGCAGTATCCCTATCAGCAAACTCCACATCTAGATCAGCCAGCCTCAGCTTAACCCTCCTCACGGGTTACCCTCCTCACTCAATGCACTCCTAGCGGCCTCCCCGTGTAGTGGCGCCTGCCACGCCTATCTCTTCGCTGTTTTCTCCCACGCTATCCCCTTGCCGGAGAGGTTCCTCAGCGACCCGAGGATTAGGTATAGCTGTGACGCTATCCACGTCCTGTAGGGCTTGAGGGCTAGCAGTAGTATGCCCGCAGACAGCGCCGCCGCCGCTAGCACGTCCCCCTTTGCCGCCGCAGCGGACAGTAGTATTGCCGCTGCTAGCAGTAGCCATGGGTTTAGCAGGTGCAAGTATGCCTCCGCTACGAGTATTGGCTTCAAGCCCCTTGGGGCTCGCGGTACGCGCTTTAGCGTGTACGCGAAGTGCTGTACCAGGTGCTGGGCTCTCCTGACCCTCCAGGACGTGTAGCCCCTAGTGGGCAGGAACTCCACGCAAACGAGATCTTCGAGCGCCACGGCCCTGTAGCCCTTCAAGGCTATGAGCGTCGCTGTGTGGCTGTCGTCAGAGCCCGTGTAGGTTGGGAAAGCTTTTACTTCATCAAGGAGCTTCCTCCTGAACGCCGCGAGCTCCCCGTGGAAGACGGGCGTCGAGTGCTTCTTGCTCTCGGCTACTCTGAGGGTGTTGTAGTAGCCCCTGTAGGTCTCCTCGACTCTCCCGGGGCTCCTGCCTGCAGGCACTTTGATGCACGTGACTGCTCCTACGGACGGGTCTGCGAGAACTGCTACGGCCCTCCTGAGCGTGTCCCTTGTAGCCCACGTCGAGTCTGCGTCTGAGACCACGACAACCTCTCCGGTCGCGTGGCTTAAGGCCGTGTTCAGTGCATGGGCTTTCCCCCTCCTCACGGGCTCCCGGAGCACTTTCACCTGGAGGTTGTTCCCCCTAGCCCACTCCTCCGCTATCTCCGGTGTTCTGTCGGTGCTCGCCGAGTCGACTACTATGACTTCTAGGCTGTCTCTCGGATAGTCTTGTGCCGCGATATCGTCGAGTTTCTGCTGTATTAGGGTTGCCTCGTTGTACGTTGGGACTATGACCGTGACCCTAGGGGTGTAGTTGAGGTCAGCTTTTATGTTCCAGGGCTTCTTGAGCCACACGGCCTTAGCGTACCAGTAGTATGCTAGCGGGATGCTAAAGTGTATGAACGCTAGTAGTAAGGCTACAGCCTCGAATATCATTTTTTCTCTGCGGCTTCCGCGGGGAGGACTCCACCGCCACGTCTATGTGTTGAGGTGCTGCGCGCCGCCGTCTTGAGGCCACGTCCGCCGGCGTCCACCTTCATAGGGCCTCGAGCGCCCTCCTAACAGCCTCCCTATGCAGGGGCATCTGCCATGCGAAAAATTCCCCAATGCCCAGCTCCCTGTCCACCGGCGGCGGTTCGTCAATCCACCCATGGGGCTCCCTAGACGGCAGATAGTCAACTATTAAGTTCTCCTCCACCAGCCTGTTTATCAGGTCTACCATTGGCCTCTTGTCCTCAGCCTCCCTAAGCCTACGCCTAAGCACGTCGGGATCCTCCACAGCCTCCGCCAGCACCTCACGCTGAAGCGGAGTAAGCCTGTCCACGAAAGACCTAAGCTTCCTCTCACGTATGAAATTGCTGATAAAGACCTCAACGTTCCACCTGGCCTCGCAAAGCTTGGCTAGGTACCCGGGGTTCCCCCCGGTTACTCTCCACATGTCCTCGAGTGGGGGTTTCTCCCCCGGCAGTTGATCGTACAACCGCTTGAACCCCT contains these protein-coding regions:
- a CDS encoding glycosyltransferase family 2 protein, translated to MIFEAVALLLAFIHFSIPLAYYWYAKAVWLKKPWNIKADLNYTPRVTVIVPTYNEATLIQQKLDDIAAQDYPRDSLEVIVVDSASTDRTPEIAEEWARGNNLQVKVLREPVRRGKAHALNTALSHATGEVVVVSDADSTWATRDTLRRAVAVLADPSVGAVTCIKVPAGRSPGRVEETYRGYYNTLRVAESKKHSTPVFHGELAAFRRKLLDEVKAFPTYTGSDDSHTATLIALKGYRAVALEDLVCVEFLPTRGYTSWRVRRAQHLVQHFAYTLKRVPRAPRGLKPILVAEAYLHLLNPWLLLAAAILLSAAAAKGDVLAAAALSAGILLLALKPYRTWIASQLYLILGSLRNLSGKGIAWEKTAKR